The following proteins are encoded in a genomic region of Streptomyces gobiensis:
- a CDS encoding enoyl-CoA hydratase/isomerase family protein, whose amino-acid sequence MSIRTDIKDGIAVITLDRPERHNAIDLTTASALTSTWRDLRMNDAVRVAVLTGAGERAFCTGIDRSAHAPQPPSPYAVDDPLLAIGPKANDLWIPVIAAVEGMACGGAFYLLSEAEFIVAAESATFFDPHTTYGMVSAYEAMGMAQRMPFGEVARMSLMGTAERLGARRAHAIGLVSELTAPGAALDAALRAAAVIAGYPTGAVQGTVRAVWAAKEAARTQAMARAPQLIALGNLPPEEQASLFTHRAKDFRLR is encoded by the coding sequence GACGGTATCGCGGTCATCACGCTCGACCGCCCCGAGCGGCACAACGCGATCGACCTGACGACCGCGAGCGCGCTCACCAGCACCTGGCGGGACCTCCGGATGAACGATGCCGTGCGGGTCGCCGTCCTCACCGGCGCGGGCGAGCGGGCCTTCTGCACCGGCATCGACCGCTCAGCGCACGCACCCCAGCCGCCCTCCCCCTACGCCGTCGACGACCCGCTCCTCGCCATTGGCCCCAAGGCCAACGATCTCTGGATACCGGTCATCGCGGCCGTCGAGGGCATGGCGTGCGGCGGCGCCTTCTACCTCCTCTCCGAAGCCGAGTTCATCGTCGCCGCCGAGTCCGCGACCTTCTTCGACCCGCATACGACGTACGGCATGGTCAGCGCGTACGAGGCGATGGGTATGGCCCAGCGGATGCCGTTCGGCGAGGTCGCCCGGATGTCGCTCATGGGCACGGCGGAGCGGTTGGGGGCGCGGCGGGCCCATGCCATCGGGCTGGTCTCGGAGCTGACCGCCCCCGGCGCGGCGCTGGATGCCGCGCTGCGGGCCGCCGCCGTCATCGCCGGATATCCGACCGGTGCGGTGCAGGGGACCGTACGGGCCGTATGGGCGGCGAAGGAGGCGGCCCGTACGCAGGCGATGGCGCGGGCGCCTCAGCTCATCGCGCTGGGCAACCTACCGCCCGAGGAGCAGGCCAGCCTCTTCACCCACCGAGCGAAGGACTTCCGGCTCCGGTAA
- a CDS encoding VOC family protein has translation MAAAEGVLAEGTPCWADVMLADVEAGKRFYGELFGWTFGEPGPPEEGSYTAAYLDGRQAAGLFRKKDGRMPTVWTIYFATTDAVAVEARIRAAGGQVITAPIQVGSGPAATMAVAADPGGAVFGLWQPVAHRGFEVTDEPGAYIWTEVYTRDKDAVDAFYTEVFGFEVRDISEDDLDYVMWALPGDPVDDDHAIGGRCVIVGSIPAELPAHFLTYFSVADCDAAVNTVGRLGGRTLFPAVTAPYGRFAILVDNQGAIFAVIDPATTSE, from the coding sequence ATGGCCGCTGCCGAAGGCGTACTCGCCGAGGGGACGCCCTGTTGGGCCGATGTGATGCTGGCCGATGTGGAGGCGGGCAAGCGCTTCTATGGCGAGCTGTTCGGGTGGACTTTCGGGGAGCCGGGGCCGCCGGAGGAGGGCTCGTATACGGCCGCGTATCTGGACGGCAGGCAGGCCGCCGGGCTCTTCCGGAAGAAGGACGGGCGGATGCCCACCGTCTGGACCATCTACTTCGCGACGACGGATGCCGTGGCGGTCGAGGCGCGGATCCGCGCGGCGGGCGGGCAGGTCATCACGGCGCCGATCCAGGTCGGCTCGGGGCCGGCGGCCACCATGGCGGTGGCCGCCGATCCGGGCGGTGCGGTGTTCGGGCTGTGGCAGCCGGTGGCGCATCGGGGCTTTGAGGTGACGGATGAGCCCGGTGCGTACATCTGGACCGAGGTCTATACCCGGGACAAGGACGCGGTTGACGCCTTCTACACGGAGGTCTTCGGGTTTGAGGTGCGGGACATCAGTGAGGACGATCTTGACTATGTGATGTGGGCGCTGCCCGGGGACCCGGTTGATGACGATCACGCGATCGGCGGACGGTGTGTGATCGTCGGCAGCATTCCGGCGGAGCTGCCGGCACATTTTCTGACGTACTTCTCGGTGGCAGACTGCGATGCGGCGGTGAACACGGTGGGGCGGCTGGGTGGCCGTACGCTCTTCCCGGCGGTGACTGCCCCGTATGGCCGTTTTGCGATCCTGGTGGACAACCAGGGGGCCATCTTCGCGGTTATCGATCCGGCGACGACCAGCGAGTAG
- a CDS encoding PQQ-binding-like beta-propeller repeat protein, with protein sequence MVEQLTQHDPRRIGPFEVLGRLGAGGMGLVYLARSASGRRVAIKTVRTELAEDQLFRVRFTREVEAARAVSGFYTAAVVDADPRAAVPWLATAYVPAPSLEEIINDCGPMPAQAVRWLAAGIAEALQSIHGAGLVHRDLKPSNVLVVEDGPRVIDFGIASGVSNTRLTMTNVAVGTPAYMSPEQAKDSRSVTGASDIFSLASTLVFAATGHAPFHGANPVETVFMLLREGPDLAGLPDELRPLIESCMRMEAEQRPTPADLQAQLAPHLFSSGGDDSGTASAWLPAGAVELIERKRGGRARIPRKPAAPSPSPSPAPAPSAAPPRPAHAPPVAAGAVAAPAPPQAPVAHPAPAPESDPVRLPGSQVPIGPGPRRIEGRDAEAGAGMAWVRPPNGAAPAAPPPDSGAADTAVVPSPVAAAPPRWRPWRFRMSNDVWGTPVVVDDLLYVTSFEVHALDVTSGRRQFKTREVAWSMAVADGRVHASDGPSLFALDAKDGSERWKLAVDAWVYSLAADRGTVVTGTRGGGVQAWDAGTGDQLWQLSGAQTDFETPESGPMVHGGTVYTWADGRLYALDARTGNERWSHPVGDTSATGGVPVRMLPAEDGAVYVCAGSRVLALEATTGAERWRFDAPAAFLCPPAFAPGPAVAGGGVYVADYLGTVYALDAANGHDRWRIATEARQSPEPVVVADGLVHVGSGKALYTIDAVPGSGRWRFEARGDIVGVPVTADGRVHFGSADHSLYTLDAVGGQLRWKLATGGEITGAPVVTGGVLYACSKDRCVYALDAAKGTGQARA encoded by the coding sequence GTGGTGGAGCAGCTGACGCAGCACGATCCGCGGCGGATCGGCCCGTTCGAGGTGCTCGGCCGGCTGGGCGCCGGGGGCATGGGACTGGTCTATCTCGCCCGCTCGGCGTCCGGGCGGCGCGTGGCGATCAAGACGGTGCGGACCGAGCTCGCCGAGGACCAGCTGTTCCGGGTCCGCTTCACCCGTGAGGTGGAAGCGGCGCGGGCGGTCAGCGGTTTCTATACGGCCGCGGTCGTGGACGCCGACCCGCGTGCCGCGGTGCCATGGCTGGCCACCGCGTATGTGCCCGCTCCCTCGCTTGAGGAGATAATCAATGACTGCGGTCCGATGCCGGCGCAGGCGGTGCGCTGGCTGGCGGCCGGGATCGCCGAGGCGTTGCAGTCCATCCATGGTGCGGGTCTCGTACACCGGGATCTGAAGCCGTCCAATGTGCTGGTGGTGGAGGACGGGCCACGGGTCATTGACTTCGGTATCGCGTCGGGCGTCTCCAACACCCGGCTGACGATGACCAATGTGGCGGTGGGCACACCCGCGTATATGTCGCCTGAACAGGCCAAGGACTCACGCAGTGTCACTGGCGCGAGTGACATCTTCTCGCTCGCGTCGACGCTGGTTTTCGCGGCGACCGGACACGCGCCGTTCCATGGGGCCAATCCGGTGGAGACCGTGTTCATGCTGTTGCGGGAGGGGCCCGATCTGGCGGGCCTGCCGGATGAGCTGCGGCCGCTGATCGAGTCCTGTATGCGTATGGAGGCTGAGCAGCGGCCGACCCCGGCTGATTTGCAGGCGCAGCTCGCGCCGCATCTCTTCTCCTCGGGCGGCGACGACAGCGGTACGGCTTCGGCATGGCTGCCTGCCGGGGCGGTGGAGCTGATCGAGCGGAAGCGGGGCGGGCGTGCCCGTATCCCGCGTAAGCCGGCGGCTCCTTCTCCTTCTCCTTCTCCGGCTCCGGCTCCTTCCGCGGCGCCGCCCCGGCCCGCGCACGCGCCGCCGGTAGCGGCCGGCGCGGTGGCCGCCCCGGCGCCGCCCCAGGCGCCTGTCGCGCACCCGGCTCCCGCGCCGGAGAGCGACCCGGTGCGGCTGCCTGGTTCGCAGGTGCCGATCGGGCCCGGCCCCCGGCGGATAGAGGGCCGCGACGCGGAGGCCGGGGCGGGTATGGCCTGGGTCCGGCCGCCGAATGGTGCCGCGCCCGCCGCGCCGCCGCCGGATTCCGGGGCCGCTGATACGGCCGTGGTGCCCTCGCCGGTCGCGGCCGCGCCGCCGCGTTGGCGGCCATGGCGGTTCCGGATGTCCAACGATGTGTGGGGCACCCCGGTCGTTGTTGATGACCTGCTGTATGTGACCTCCTTTGAGGTGCACGCGCTCGATGTGACCAGTGGGCGGCGGCAGTTCAAGACCCGCGAGGTGGCGTGGTCCATGGCCGTCGCGGACGGCCGGGTGCACGCCTCGGACGGGCCGAGCCTGTTCGCGCTGGACGCGAAGGACGGCTCGGAGCGGTGGAAGCTGGCGGTCGACGCCTGGGTCTACTCGCTGGCCGCTGACCGCGGCACGGTGGTGACCGGCACCCGGGGCGGTGGCGTACAGGCCTGGGACGCCGGGACCGGCGACCAGCTGTGGCAGCTCTCCGGCGCTCAGACGGACTTCGAGACCCCGGAGTCCGGGCCGATGGTGCATGGCGGCACGGTCTATACGTGGGCCGACGGACGGCTGTACGCGCTGGACGCGCGTACCGGCAACGAGCGGTGGTCGCATCCGGTGGGTGATACCTCGGCGACGGGCGGTGTGCCGGTGCGGATGCTGCCCGCCGAGGATGGCGCGGTATACGTCTGTGCCGGGTCGCGGGTGCTCGCGCTGGAGGCGACGACGGGCGCTGAGCGGTGGCGCTTTGACGCGCCCGCGGCGTTTCTGTGCCCCCCGGCGTTCGCGCCGGGCCCGGCGGTCGCCGGTGGCGGTGTCTATGTCGCCGACTATCTCGGCACGGTGTACGCGCTCGACGCGGCGAACGGGCACGACCGGTGGCGGATCGCGACCGAGGCCCGGCAGTCGCCCGAGCCGGTGGTCGTCGCGGACGGCCTGGTGCATGTGGGCAGCGGCAAGGCGCTCTACACGATTGACGCGGTGCCGGGGTCGGGGCGCTGGCGCTTTGAGGCGCGCGGCGACATTGTGGGCGTCCCGGTGACGGCCGATGGCCGAGTGCACTTCGGGTCGGCGGATCACTCGCTGTACACGCTGGACGCGGTGGGTGGTCAGCTGCGGTGGAAGCTGGCGACCGGTGGTGAGATCACTGGGGCGCCGGTGGTGACGGGTGGGGTGCTGTACGCGTGCAGCAAGGACCGCTGTGTGTACGCCTTGGACGCGGCGAAGGGTACGGGGCAGGCTCGCGCGTGA